A region of the Fulvia fulva chromosome 7, complete sequence genome:
TCACCATTGGGCTTGGAATTATGATAGGGGCCACACCATGATCGTCGCACCGCGGTACCCCGATAACCCACCCGCCCCCGGCTGGAAGAAAGGAGAGACGCGCCACTACACGTGGAAGAACTGCATGGCAATCCACACCGCCGGCGCCTGGGAAGACGCCTCCAACCCAAGCCTCCTCTACATCGAATCCTCCCGTGTTCACGATAACGCTTTCCCCTTCTTCCCCTCCGACGACGGACGTCTACCCGCTGCAGACGCCAAAGCCGATTTCGTGCGCTGGTGTATCGACACTTCCACCCCTGCGGGGACGTACATTTCCGATCCGGAGGTGATCCTCGACATCCCTGCGGAGTTTCCCAGGATCGATGAACGCTTCATGACCCAGAAGTACAACCTCTTATGGCTAAACGTCTTCATCAACCCAGACGGTCATAAAAATATCTACCACGGCCTCAACGGGTTGGCGATGCATAACCATTCCACTGGGAAGACACAATACCACTATGCTGGCGATGACTCGATGTGTCAGGAACCCATTTTCGTGCCTAGGTCGGAGGATGCGGAGGAGGGGGATGGATATGTTATGGCTCTGATTGAGCGGGTTAAAGCTAATCGTTGTGATGTTGTGGTGATTGATACGAGGGAGTTTGAGAAGGCGGTGGCGATTGTGCAGCTTCCGTTTCATATGAAGGCGCAGGTGCATGGGAATTGGGTTTCGGCGAAGGAGCTGGGTGGGTATAGGTCGCTGGTGAGGGAGGTTGGGGAGTTTGAGATGAGGAGGGAGGGGGCTTTGGAGCCTTTGTAGGGGAGGAAATGGCTGGTCAATGCGGTATGGAGCGCTTGAATTGATCGTGATTCATCGACGCCGAAGTCCTGCGAGTCCATTAAGCCGCATAGTGAGGTTGTGAACGTGTCCCTCAAAGCAGATTATTAACAAGGCCCGTGAAGTCACCTGTCCTTCGGCCAATTGGCCATGCCGGAGCTTCACTATCGCCTTTGCGACTTTGGGCGTCGGCTTCTTTCGGAGTGGTTCTCTGATTGTCGAAAGCTCTCTCGAACCCCAAGTCAATGCAGTTGGCTGTAACAGCTCTTCCTATTGGTGTCGGTCGAAACCGCCCGTGCGGTGAAGCTCGAATGCTGCGAAGCAGTCGAAGATATACGTCAGAAGACCCGTACAGAAGGATAGAGCCCATGTCGTCTTCATGAAACGCCCACATACCATCATCGCTGGACGGTAAGTTGACTCTCAGATTACACGTCTGCATTTGATGCAACTTTGCCATCAGCACTTTTTGCATGAAGTTGATGACTCCTGGGGCCGCGGTGGTGCGGCCTTCTGTCAAAACCCCTGCGACCGGCACCACCGCCCATTGCCTGAGAGCGACGTGGGACAGAGTGTCTTTGTGCCGTAAGAGGAACTTCACAGTGGTGACTGGCGAGCAGTGGTTCCAGACCTCGTTCATGAAATGTCCTCGAGGGCAGAAGACGGCTGAGTTAAGCATGCTGAAGTTGCGTAGCTTGGGCAGATAGCAGGTCGTGAGCACTTTCTGGCAAGTGTCAAGGTACGATGTATTCAGGACCAGGCGCTCCAGATTCTTCGCACAGTCCAAGATCCGGTACAGGATTGCTGCCATGTCACGATGGCCAGTGACGTCGTCCATGTCTCCTTCCATAACGCCGATGGAAAGGTGTTTGATGCAGCGCATGCTACGTTGAAAGACATCGCCATGAAGCATGGTCCCAAACGCGCGGTCATCGACCAAGTTTTTGTGCAGATATATTTCAAGTTCCACCGGCTGCTGCCAGCACGACATCGACGGCATGACTTTCAAGACTTGGCTTAGTGCTGCACGCGTGAAATTCATATCCACATCCGCGATGTAGAGTTGGCCCGAGACTTGCGTTTCCAGACTGAGTTGCGCGCGTGCCTTCCAGGCCGCTTCAGTGGCCGCATGCGAATCGTGGTACTTGAAAGCAAGTGGGAAGTTCAAGAAAGACGCATCGCCTTCTTCACTAGGGTTGTTGACTAGGCGGCTAAGTTTGGGCAATAGTGGGAGACATGTCCTTAACTTGGCGATGTCGAGTCCAGAGTCCAGGATCTGCCTTTTCTGTTGACGGCGCCTTCGGTGGTCCTGATGTGCATTCTGGACCGCCGACGGCGGCAACTTGTGCATGTTCACAATTTGTTCGATTCTCCGTAAGCGCCGCCATCTCTCCAAGTCCTGGACTTCTGGTCGGCAGGTGATGTTGAAGTAGTGCACGGCCTCGATGCCTTTACTGTAAATAGCATGCTGACAGATATCTGCTCATCGTCAGCGTGTCATGGCGGCATGTGTAGCTAATTTCGACAGTCACGTACATTGGAACCTGCTCAAAGAGCGTGGCGTCGGGTCGATGCATAGATCCTTGAAGAACGTGGTGAATCTCGTGGCACCAACTGCGGCGAAGCGTCGACAAGTCAACCTGAGAGCACATATGTCTGCGACCTCTGTCAGAGCAGCTGCGCACTCTACGAGTAGCTCGTTTGGCAGCCTGTATATCAGAGATTCTGGTAGCGCTTTTTGAGTTTGGTCAGCTCCCTGAACAGAGCAGTGTTCGGGCGAGGTGATGTCATCCATGATGTGCTCTGGTGCTACGAAGAGGGTTCGTGTTGGTGGACGCTTCTTGCAATTTATGGTGTTCAGCGCGAAATCACCCCTGTAGAGGCCAGCATGGAACAACGCTCTCGGCAGGACATGAGCAGGTGGAACAAATGTGAAGTCGGTAAGATGTCACATGTTCAGCCACCTTCGTGCATAGCAGCAGGACTCCAGTACTCGGTTTCACCAGCTTGCTCGTCGACCCAAACCAGGCTGTCGGCAACCAGATCATCAATGACGGCCACACCTCGTGCCTGCTCCCAGTGCAGGTTCGCTTGCAGCATAGACACAGTCACAAACCCCATGACCTGTATCACTTCCAGCACAGTCGACTGATCCGGATTCAACTCTTTAGGGACACTGCGAATATACTTCGTGGAACCCAGGTGCACAATCTTGAACTGTCCACCCAGTGGCTCCAGACTCTCCAGTGCACGCTGAACATCATCATTTGTCACTTCCATACCACCACCTACCAGTCCTCTGCCCTTGGCTATCCGCTTTCTCGCTTCAGCCAACGCAATCATGCCACCGTTTTCACCCCGTGACTCTCTGCAAACTTCCACAAGCCGCACGCCGAGCTCGAAGTAGAAATCGTTCACGCTTGTGCCGAGCATCTTCGCCCACACGCTGCCACCCTTCCCGCTTGCATCTTTCGCGTTGATGTTGCTGCCAGCGAGGGGATCGACACCAATGGCATGACACATTCGAGCGAACTCGGCGCGAAAAGTCGGATTGCTGCGAATGTCCTTGGCATGGGTGAGGGAGAAGTTGTGCAGTGCTGCTTGGAAGACGGAGAGCTGGTTGGCGAGAGCGTCGGCGTGGGTTGATCGAAGTGCAGCGCCATGAGCTGCGTACTTGTCGGAGGAAATAGCGGCGTTGGAGAAGGCGCCCAAGCCTACGCCGCGACGAGAAGAGGCCATGTTGTGTGAAAGTGTCACATTGGATGGTGTTGATGTCCTGGCGGTCGAGGATGATGGTCAGGCACCAAGGCATGAACGATCGGCTCGGGCCGCTCGGCAAAACATCTTGC
Encoded here:
- a CDS encoding Vacuolar-sorting protein SNF8, which encodes MASSRRGVGLGAFSNAAISSDKYAAHGAALRSTHADALANQLSVFQAALHNFSLTHAKDIRSNPTFRAEFARMCHAIGVDPLAGSNINAKDASGKGGSVWAKMLGTSVNDFYFELGVRLVEVCRESRGENGGMIALAEARKRIAKGRGLVGGGMEVTNDDVQRALESLEPLGGQFKIVHLGSTKYIRSVPKELNPDQSTVLEVIQVMGFVTVSMLQANLHWEQARGVAVIDDLVADSLVWVDEQAGETEYWSPAAMHEGG